The following proteins are co-located in the Aquarana catesbeiana isolate 2022-GZ linkage group LG02, ASM4218655v1, whole genome shotgun sequence genome:
- the LOC141129698 gene encoding olfactory receptor 51E1-like: MENITTYTNFVLLGLVEMESFRYLYALSAFTVYLASFFVSAMIVYVTWTEESLHEPMYIFICGLVLNVMFGSSAYLPKLLIDLFSKNSTISLSGCLLQAYCIQTHAAAEMFTFAAIAYDRYLAVGHPLRYPTLMTNLTSQKLLLAIWILVLMGVCVVVLLTARLTFCAMNINNVYCETMSLLRLSCSDITVNNIYGITWTLSITISSMLVIIYCYIRTIVICLKLPGEASQKAAQTLVTHVTAYFIFMVGTMFIAFRYRLSSISLTTVAHVVISMSGMGTSITVNPLIYGIRTKALRIRIARNLQMILGNSK; this comes from the coding sequence ATGGAGAACATAACAACCTACACAAATTTTGTCCTTTTGGGGCTTGTTGAGATGGAATCATTTAGATACTTATATGCTCTATCTGCGTTTACAGTTTATTTAGCTTCATTCTTTGTGAGTGCAATGATTGTCTATGTAACCTGGACAGAGGAAAGTTTGCATGAACCGATGTACATCTTTATATGCGGCTTGGTCCTCAACGtgatgtttgggagttctgcttaCCTCCCCAAGCTGCTTATTGACTTATTTTCTAAAAATTCAACTatttctctctctggatgtctatTACAGGCCTACTGCATCCAGACTCATGCAGCTGCTGAAATGTTTACTTTTGCTGCTATAGCATATGATCGATATTTGGCGGTAGGTCACCCTCTGAGGTACCCCACTCTGATGACAAACTTGACAAGTCAAAAGTTACTACTTGCCATATGGATTCTAGTTCTTATGGGAGTATGTGTGGTTGTATTGTTAACAGCAAGGCTGACATTTTGTGCGATGAATATCAACAATGTCTACTGTGAGACCATGTCCCTTCTACGGCTTTCTTGCAGCGATATCACAGTTAACAATATCTATGGAATAACATGGACCTTGTCCATCACTATTAGCTCAATGCTTGTGATCATTTATTGCTACATAAGAACGATTGTCATCTGTCTCAAACTTCCTGGGGAAGCTTCACAGAAAGCCGCCCAAACTTTGGTGACTCATGTAACTGCCTATTTCATTTTTATGGTTGGAACTATGTTTATTGCCTTTAGATACAGACTAAGCAGCATTTCTCTCACAACTGTTGCCCATGTTGTCATCTCAATGAGTGGTATGGGTACATCTATTACTGTTAACCCTCTGATCTACGGCATAAGGACCAAGGCTCTCAGAATAAGAATTGCACGCAACCTGCAGATGATCTTAGGAAATTCAAAATAA